The Pan troglodytes isolate AG18354 chromosome 7, NHGRI_mPanTro3-v2.0_pri, whole genome shotgun sequence genome has a window encoding:
- the BAALC gene encoding brain and acute leukemia cytoplasmic protein isoform X4 codes for MGCGGSRADAIEPRYYESWTRETESTWLTYTDSDAPPSAAAPDSGPEAGGLHSG; via the coding sequence ATGGGCTGCGGCGGAAGCCGGGCGGATGCCATCGAGCCCCGCTACTACGAGAGCTGGACCCGGGAGACAGAATCCACCTGGCTCACCTACACCGACTCGGACGCGCCGCCCAGCGCCGCCGCCCCGGACAGCGGCCCCGAAGCGGGCGGCCTGCACTCGG